In Leopardus geoffroyi isolate Oge1 chromosome D1, O.geoffroyi_Oge1_pat1.0, whole genome shotgun sequence, a single window of DNA contains:
- the TMEM179B gene encoding transmembrane protein 179B isoform X2 has translation MALPWLQRFELLLFTAAFLCGAVAAATLTRTQGSFSSHCPLYGVAALNGSSLALSQPSAPSLCYFVAGVSGLLALYCLLLLLFWVYSSCIEDSHRGPTGLRIALAISAIATFLVLVSACILRFGTRSLCKSIVSLNITISCSEAQKIPWTPPGTTLKFYSNLYDAEVRFWDMKD, from the exons ATGGCGCTGCCCTGGTTGCAGCGCTTCGAGCTCTTGCTATTCACAGCTGCCTTCCTGTGCGGGGCCGTGGCGGCCGCGACGCTGACCCGGACCCAG GGTTCCTTCAGTAGCCACTGTCCCTTGTACGGCGTGGCGGCCCTCAATGGCTCCTCCCTGGCTTTATCCCAACCCTCGGCCCCATCCCTCTGCTACTTTGTGGCCGGGGTCTCTGGCCTCCTGGCCCTCTActgcctcctgctcctgctcttctGGGTCTACAGCAGCTGCATCGAGGACTCCCACAG AGGCCCTACAGGGCTCCGCATTGCACTGGCCATCTCTGCTATAGCCACCTTCCTGGTCTTAGTGTCTGCCTGTATCCTTCGATTTGGCACCCGTTCTCTCTGCAAATCCATCGTCTCCCTGAACATTACAATTAG CTGCTCTGAAGCCCAGAAAATTCCATGGACACCCCCTGGAACCACTCTGAAGTTTTACTCCAACCTATACGATGCTGAAGTGAGGTTCTGGGACATGAAAGACTAG
- the TMEM179B gene encoding transmembrane protein 179B isoform X1 — protein MALPWLQRFELLLFTAAFLCGAVAAATLTRTQGSFSSHCPLYGVAALNGSSLALSQPSAPSLCYFVAGVSGLLALYCLLLLLFWVYSSCIEDSHRGPTGLRIALAISAIATFLVLVSACILRFGTRSLCKSIVSLNITISCSEAQKIPWTPPGTTLKFYSNLYDAETSSWVNLVLWCVVLMLQVVQWKSEATPYRPLERGDPEWSSETDVLVGPRLSPS, from the exons ATGGCGCTGCCCTGGTTGCAGCGCTTCGAGCTCTTGCTATTCACAGCTGCCTTCCTGTGCGGGGCCGTGGCGGCCGCGACGCTGACCCGGACCCAG GGTTCCTTCAGTAGCCACTGTCCCTTGTACGGCGTGGCGGCCCTCAATGGCTCCTCCCTGGCTTTATCCCAACCCTCGGCCCCATCCCTCTGCTACTTTGTGGCCGGGGTCTCTGGCCTCCTGGCCCTCTActgcctcctgctcctgctcttctGGGTCTACAGCAGCTGCATCGAGGACTCCCACAG AGGCCCTACAGGGCTCCGCATTGCACTGGCCATCTCTGCTATAGCCACCTTCCTGGTCTTAGTGTCTGCCTGTATCCTTCGATTTGGCACCCGTTCTCTCTGCAAATCCATCGTCTCCCTGAACATTACAATTAG CTGCTCTGAAGCCCAGAAAATTCCATGGACACCCCCTGGAACCACTCTGAAGTTTTACTCCAACCTATACGATGCTGAA ACCTCTTCTTGGGTGAATCTGGTATTGTGGTGTGTGGTCTTGATGCTTCAGGTGGTGCAGTGGAAGTCTGAAGCCACACCTTATCGGCCTCTGGAGCGGGGGGACCCCGAATGGAGCTCTGAGACAGATGTTCTTGTTGGGCCACGCCTTTCCCCTTCCTGA
- the TMEM223 gene encoding transmembrane protein 223: MVVMAAPGRRWPVRLLLALRPLPVHRSLHAAAPPRDVLLFEHERGRFFAVLRLFCAGQGVFWASLAVAALARPPARALSPDAEFPDRGRSDLRSTLWRYGLALGCGAIGTLVLGAGLLFSLRSVRSVMLLAGGKQVTLTTHAPFGLGAHFTVPLNHVSCMAHRGEVPAMLPLKIKGRRFYFLLDKAGHFPNTKLFDNTVGAYRSL; this comes from the exons ATGGTAGTTATGGCGGCGCCCGGGCGGCGGTGGCCGGTGCGGCTGCTCCTTGCGCTGCGGCCGCTGCCCGTGCACCGATCCTTGCACGCCGCGGCCCCGCCGCGGGACGTGCTGCTCTTCGAGCACGAACGGGGCCGCTTCTTCGCGGTCCTCAGGCTGTTCTGCGCGGGCCAGGGCGTCTTCTGGGCCTCCCTGGCCGTGGCAGCTTTGGCCCGACCCCCGGCCCGGGCGCTGTCTCCAGACGCGGAGTTCCCGGACCGCGGCCGCTCGGACCTGCGCTCCACGCTCTGGCGCTACGGCCTGGCGCTCGGCTGCGGCGCCATCG GTACCCTGGTACTTGGTGCCggtctcctcttctccctccgtTCCGTGCGTTCAGTGATGCTATTGGCTGGAGGAAAGCAGGTGACCCTCACCACTCACGCTCCCTTTGGCTTGGGTGCCCATTTCACCGTTCCTTTGAACCACGTATCCTGCATGGCCCACCGTGGTGAAGTCCCTGCCATGTTGCCTCTGAAGATCAAAGGCCGGCGCTTCTACTTCCTCTTGGACAAAGCTGGACACTTCCCCAACACGAAACTCTTTGACAACACTGTGGGTGCCTACCGCAGCTTGTGA